The Aggregicoccus sp. 17bor-14 genome includes a region encoding these proteins:
- a CDS encoding class I SAM-dependent methyltransferase, with protein sequence MSFFGELYLRSTLPFLSEQLTAREVDYLARALGPRAPAGWVVDLGCGHGRHAAPLNREGPLAGRVMGLERDERSLAQRLPGFPVVRGDLRTLPFGARALAGAYAWYTSLFTYSDEEHREMLRELARVLRPGAPLVLQTVPWERMAAAPEAAFRQALPDGSVLEETSRFDPRTGRDHGERRLSIPDGRVLCGAYAIRYYPLADLTQLLESAGFSVAWVHGGLAGEPLSSTSTDLILGAERTHG encoded by the coding sequence GTGAGCTTCTTCGGCGAGCTGTACCTGCGCTCCACCCTCCCGTTCCTCTCGGAGCAGCTCACCGCGCGCGAGGTGGACTACCTCGCGCGCGCGCTCGGCCCGCGCGCTCCTGCCGGCTGGGTCGTGGACCTGGGCTGCGGCCACGGCCGCCACGCGGCCCCCTTGAACCGGGAGGGGCCCTTGGCGGGGCGCGTCATGGGCCTGGAGCGCGACGAGCGCTCGCTTGCGCAGCGGCTGCCGGGCTTTCCCGTGGTGCGGGGAGACCTCCGGACGCTGCCCTTCGGCGCCCGGGCGCTCGCCGGGGCCTACGCCTGGTACACCAGCCTCTTCACCTACTCGGACGAGGAGCACCGGGAGATGCTGCGCGAGCTCGCCCGGGTGCTGCGGCCCGGCGCGCCCCTGGTGCTGCAGACGGTGCCCTGGGAGCGGATGGCGGCCGCGCCCGAGGCGGCGTTCCGCCAGGCGCTTCCCGACGGGAGCGTTCTGGAGGAGACGAGCCGCTTCGACCCCCGCACGGGACGCGACCACGGGGAGCGGCGCTTGAGCATTCCTGATGGCCGCGTGCTGTGCGGCGCATACGCCATTCGTTACTATCCGCTCGCGGATCTGACACAACTGCTGGAAAGTGCCGGGTTTTCAGTGGCATGGGTGCACGGCGGCCTGGCGGGGGAGCCGTTGTCGTCCACCTCGACCGACCTCATCTTGGGAGCAGAGCGCACACATGGCTGA
- a CDS encoding cobalamin B12-binding domain-containing protein, translated as MAERKLRILVAKPGLDGHDRGAKIIARALRDAGMEVIYTGLHQTPEMIVNAAVQEDVDAIGMSIMSGAHMTLFPAVIDLLKGSQATDIAVFGGGIIPDDDIPKLKKLGVTEIFTPGSSTQDIVQWIRNNISSRL; from the coding sequence ATGGCTGAGAGGAAGCTTCGAATTTTGGTGGCCAAGCCGGGCCTGGACGGACACGACCGCGGGGCGAAGATCATCGCCCGGGCGCTGCGCGATGCCGGCATGGAGGTCATCTACACGGGGCTGCATCAGACCCCCGAGATGATCGTGAACGCGGCGGTGCAGGAGGACGTGGACGCCATCGGCATGTCCATCATGTCCGGCGCGCACATGACCCTGTTCCCGGCGGTGATCGATCTGCTCAAGGGCAGCCAGGCCACCGACATCGCCGTTTTTGGTGGCGGGATCATCCCGGACGACGACATTCCCAAGCTGAAGAAGCTCGGGGTGACCGAGATCTTCACGCCCGGCAGCTCGACGCAGGACATCGTCCAGTGGATCCGAAACAACATCTCCAGCCGCCTGTAG
- a CDS encoding class I fructose-bisphosphate aldolase has product MAYTDRVKQILSWYPSDNPGTLTNLARLLNTGTLAGTGKMVILPVDQGFEHGPHRSFQPNPAGYDPDYHYQLAIDAGCNAYAAPLGALEITAGKFAGEIPLILKLNNSDTLGNVGEPNSAVTSSVKDAVRLGCVAVGYTIYPGSGARNEQYENLRDIIAEAKSYGLPTVLWAYPRGSKLSKDGETAIDVVAYAAQIAAQLGAHIIKVKPPKDFLEQPEAKKVYEKFNIPTKTMADRIKNVVLSAFNGKRIVIFSGGEAKGTPELMEEIRQIHQGGGFGSIMGRNAFQRPHDESVKLLKDVMAIFAGK; this is encoded by the coding sequence ATGGCTTACACCGACCGCGTGAAGCAGATCCTGTCCTGGTACCCCTCCGACAACCCGGGCACCCTGACCAACCTCGCCCGCCTGCTCAACACGGGCACCCTCGCCGGCACCGGCAAGATGGTCATCCTCCCGGTGGACCAGGGCTTCGAGCACGGGCCGCACCGCTCGTTCCAGCCCAACCCCGCGGGCTACGATCCGGACTACCACTACCAGCTGGCCATCGACGCGGGCTGCAACGCCTACGCGGCGCCGCTGGGCGCGCTGGAGATCACCGCCGGCAAGTTCGCCGGTGAGATCCCGCTCATCCTCAAGCTCAACAACTCGGACACGCTGGGCAACGTGGGCGAGCCCAACTCGGCGGTGACCAGCTCCGTGAAGGACGCGGTGCGCCTGGGCTGCGTCGCGGTGGGCTACACCATCTACCCGGGCTCCGGCGCCCGCAACGAGCAGTACGAGAACCTGCGCGACATCATCGCCGAGGCGAAGAGCTACGGCCTCCCGACGGTGCTCTGGGCCTACCCGCGCGGCAGCAAGCTGTCCAAGGACGGCGAGACCGCGATCGACGTGGTCGCCTACGCCGCGCAGATCGCCGCGCAGCTCGGCGCGCACATCATCAAGGTGAAGCCGCCCAAGGACTTCCTCGAGCAGCCCGAGGCGAAGAAGGTCTACGAGAAGTTCAACATCCCCACCAAGACGATGGCCGACCGCATCAAGAACGTCGTGCTCTCGGCCTTCAACGGCAAGCGCATCGTCATCTTCTCGGGCGGCGAGGCGAAGGGCACGCCGGAGCTGATGGAGGAGATCCGCCAGATCCACCAGGGTGGCGGCTTCGGCTCCATCATGGGCCGCAACGCCTTCCAGCGCCCGCACGACGAGTCGGTGAAGTTGCTCAAGGACGTGATGGCCATCTTCGCGGGCAAGTAG
- a CDS encoding N-acetyltransferase, which yields MALPAEQQALELPPVPADVSITPVRGAADREAFIRFPYALYRHDPHWVPPLEMERKDFLDPKKNPWFEFGEVELYLARRGGEVVGRIAAVKDPRYNEYHGTTYGFFGLFDCVNEPGVARGLFDAASSWLKARGFTEVLGPASFSSNYEFGLLVEGFDSSPAILMPYNPGYYPGLLEACGFRKAKDLWAFELSASATPPEKVVRIAEKMRKREGITVRPVRMKELSKEIALIKDIYNAAWERNWGFVPMTDHEFDHLARELKAIVRPDLVLIAEVKGEPVAFSMTLPDANYALKAAGGRLTRYGLPIGLAKLVLASRRIERLRLITLGIKEGYRRRGLDAILYLDTLRTAHRLGYRGGEISWTLEDNHLVNRAIESMGGQRSKTYRIYQRAL from the coding sequence ATGGCCCTTCCCGCCGAGCAACAGGCCCTCGAGCTTCCTCCCGTCCCCGCGGACGTCAGCATCACGCCCGTGCGCGGCGCCGCGGACCGGGAGGCGTTCATCCGCTTCCCCTACGCCCTCTACCGGCACGACCCGCACTGGGTCCCGCCGCTGGAGATGGAGCGCAAGGACTTCCTCGACCCGAAGAAGAACCCCTGGTTCGAGTTCGGCGAGGTGGAGCTGTACCTCGCGCGCCGCGGCGGCGAGGTGGTGGGCCGCATCGCGGCGGTGAAGGACCCGCGCTACAACGAGTACCACGGCACCACGTACGGCTTCTTCGGCCTCTTCGACTGCGTGAACGAGCCGGGCGTCGCGCGCGGCCTGTTCGACGCAGCGAGCAGCTGGCTCAAGGCGCGCGGCTTCACCGAGGTGCTGGGCCCCGCGAGCTTCAGCAGCAACTACGAGTTCGGCCTGCTCGTGGAGGGCTTCGACAGCTCGCCCGCGATCCTCATGCCCTACAACCCCGGCTACTACCCGGGGCTGCTCGAGGCGTGCGGCTTCCGCAAGGCGAAGGACCTCTGGGCCTTCGAGCTCTCGGCGTCCGCCACCCCGCCCGAGAAGGTGGTGCGGATCGCCGAGAAGATGCGCAAGCGCGAGGGCATCACCGTGCGCCCCGTGCGGATGAAGGAGCTCTCCAAGGAGATCGCCCTCATCAAGGACATCTACAACGCGGCGTGGGAGCGCAACTGGGGCTTCGTGCCCATGACGGACCACGAGTTCGATCACCTCGCGCGCGAGCTCAAGGCGATCGTCCGCCCGGACCTGGTGCTCATCGCCGAGGTGAAGGGCGAGCCCGTCGCCTTCTCCATGACCCTGCCGGACGCGAACTACGCCCTCAAGGCGGCCGGCGGCCGGCTCACCCGCTACGGCCTGCCCATCGGGCTCGCCAAGCTGGTGCTCGCCTCGCGGCGCATCGAGCGGCTGCGGCTCATCACGCTGGGGATCAAGGAGGGCTACCGGCGCCGGGGCCTGGACGCGATCCTCTACCTGGACACCCTGCGCACCGCGCACCGCCTCGGCTACCGCGGCGGCGAGATCTCCTGGACGCTCGAGGACAACCACCTCGTGAACCGCGCGATCGAGTCCATGGGCGGCCAGCGCTCCAAGACCTACCGCATCTACCAGCGCGCGCTGTAG
- a CDS encoding aminotransferase class I/II-fold pyridoxal phosphate-dependent enzyme, protein MSVLAARVSRFGTTVFSEFSALAVQHGAVNLGQGFPDFDGPDAVKEAAQRAIRDGVNQYALSAGARDLRQAIAEHAQRFYGQGVDPDTMVTVTSGATEAILATLLGLVNPGDEVVVFEPVYDSYDASIAFAGGVARHVPLHPPDAQHATWWFDEAEVRAAFGPRTRLLVLNTPHNPTGKVFTRAELELLAGLCEERGAYVLADEVYEHLVFAPARHLRAATLPQLRERTVTVSSAGKSFSFTGWKIGWAIAPPALRDAVQRAHQFITFAVPSPLQAAVAVALRLPDAYFRDLTALYTDKRARMLGALGEAGLTAHAPEGSYFAMADIRGRGFADDVAFCRHLVTQVGVAAIPPSVFYSPEHRALGQGFARFAFCKTEAVLDEARRRLVRGLARTG, encoded by the coding sequence ATGTCCGTGCTGGCAGCCCGCGTCTCCCGCTTCGGCACCACCGTCTTCTCCGAGTTCAGCGCGCTCGCCGTCCAGCACGGCGCGGTGAACCTGGGGCAGGGCTTCCCCGACTTCGACGGGCCGGACGCGGTGAAGGAGGCTGCCCAGCGCGCCATCCGCGACGGCGTGAACCAGTACGCGCTGAGCGCGGGCGCGCGCGACCTGCGTCAGGCCATCGCGGAGCATGCGCAGCGCTTCTACGGCCAGGGCGTGGACCCGGACACCATGGTCACCGTCACCAGCGGCGCCACCGAGGCGATCCTCGCCACGCTGCTGGGCCTGGTGAACCCGGGCGACGAGGTGGTGGTGTTCGAGCCGGTCTACGACTCGTACGACGCGAGCATCGCCTTCGCGGGCGGCGTCGCGCGCCACGTGCCCCTGCACCCGCCGGACGCGCAGCACGCCACCTGGTGGTTCGACGAGGCCGAGGTGCGCGCCGCCTTCGGGCCGCGCACCCGCCTGCTCGTCCTCAACACCCCGCACAACCCCACCGGCAAGGTGTTCACGCGCGCGGAGCTGGAGCTGCTCGCGGGCCTGTGCGAGGAGCGCGGCGCGTACGTGCTCGCGGACGAGGTCTACGAGCACCTCGTCTTCGCGCCCGCGCGCCACCTGCGCGCGGCCACGCTCCCGCAGCTGCGCGAGCGCACCGTCACCGTGAGCAGTGCGGGCAAGAGCTTCAGCTTCACGGGGTGGAAGATCGGCTGGGCCATCGCGCCGCCGGCCCTGCGTGACGCGGTGCAGCGCGCCCACCAGTTCATCACCTTCGCCGTGCCCTCGCCGCTGCAGGCGGCGGTGGCCGTGGCCCTGCGGCTGCCGGACGCGTACTTCCGCGACCTCACCGCCCTCTACACGGACAAGCGGGCGCGGATGCTCGGGGCGCTCGGCGAGGCGGGCCTGACGGCGCACGCTCCGGAGGGCAGCTACTTCGCCATGGCGGACATCCGCGGGCGCGGCTTCGCGGACGACGTGGCCTTCTGCCGGCACCTGGTGACGCAGGTGGGGGTGGCGGCCATCCCGCCCAGCGTCTTCTACTCTCCGGAGCACCGCGCGCTCGGGCAGGGCTTCGCCCGCTTTGCCTTCTGCAAAACGGAGGCGGTGCTGGACGAGGCGCGCCGCCGGCTGGTGCGTGGCCTGGCGCGCACGGGGTGA
- a CDS encoding aminotransferase class I/II-fold pyridoxal phosphate-dependent enzyme, translating to MSDVFEKCSSWKDYKIAKATGLYPYFRVIEASHGATEVEIDGRRVIMVGSNNYLGLSADPRVKEAAIKAVEKFGSTCSGSRLLNGTLVLHEELEHKLAQFLNRDAAVVISTGFQTNLALASILGRHDIVFSDRGNHASLVDGIRLSFATERKFRHNDLEHLEQLLQAADPEAGKIIVTDGVFSMEGDICNLPRIVELAKKYNARVMTDDAHAMGVIGEHGRGTSEYFGLERETDLVMGTFSKSFASLGGVLAGPQDVITYIRHKARSVIFSASMTPASVAAALKSLEIIQAEPQRRARLLDIAEKMHNGFRAMGFDTGVSVTPVVPVLIGDQVKCFRFWRALHEAGVFANPVTAPAVEPGHALIRTSYMATHTDAQLDRVLDTFERIGKKMGVIPETRPTVYTPVQIARPGTAVLSNEASQRWAAASAGLLAERGFSLEQISRMSGREVAGKLFDAVETLTWRAANLQSEDLKRLSGTPLRLWEKRTELPGMLLEKGANLFIRNGKQAE from the coding sequence ATGAGTGACGTGTTCGAGAAGTGCAGCAGCTGGAAGGACTACAAGATCGCGAAGGCGACGGGGCTCTACCCCTACTTCCGGGTGATCGAGGCGAGCCACGGGGCCACCGAGGTGGAGATCGACGGCCGCCGCGTGATCATGGTCGGCTCGAACAACTACCTCGGCCTTTCCGCGGACCCCCGGGTGAAGGAGGCCGCGATCAAGGCGGTGGAGAAGTTCGGCTCCACCTGCTCCGGCTCGCGCCTGCTCAACGGCACGCTGGTGCTGCACGAGGAGCTCGAGCACAAGCTCGCCCAGTTCCTCAACCGCGACGCGGCGGTGGTGATCTCCACCGGCTTCCAGACGAACCTGGCGCTCGCCTCCATCCTGGGCCGGCACGACATCGTCTTCTCGGACCGCGGCAACCACGCCTCGCTGGTGGACGGCATCCGCCTCTCCTTCGCCACCGAGCGCAAGTTCCGCCACAACGACCTCGAGCACCTGGAGCAGCTGCTGCAGGCGGCCGACCCCGAGGCGGGCAAGATCATCGTCACCGATGGCGTCTTCTCCATGGAGGGCGACATCTGCAACCTGCCGCGCATCGTGGAGCTGGCGAAGAAGTACAACGCCCGCGTCATGACCGATGACGCGCACGCCATGGGCGTCATCGGCGAGCACGGCCGCGGCACCAGCGAGTACTTCGGCCTCGAGCGCGAGACGGACCTGGTGATGGGCACCTTCTCCAAGAGCTTCGCCTCGCTCGGCGGCGTGCTCGCGGGTCCCCAGGACGTCATCACGTACATCCGCCACAAGGCGCGCTCGGTCATCTTCAGCGCGTCCATGACCCCGGCCAGCGTGGCCGCGGCGCTCAAGAGCCTGGAGATCATCCAGGCCGAGCCCCAGCGCCGCGCGCGCCTGCTGGACATCGCGGAGAAGATGCACAACGGCTTCCGCGCCATGGGCTTCGACACCGGCGTCTCGGTGACCCCGGTGGTGCCGGTGCTGATCGGCGACCAGGTGAAGTGCTTCCGCTTCTGGCGCGCGCTGCACGAGGCGGGCGTGTTCGCCAACCCCGTCACCGCCCCCGCGGTGGAGCCGGGCCACGCGCTCATCCGCACCAGCTACATGGCCACGCACACGGACGCGCAGCTGGACCGCGTGCTGGATACCTTCGAGCGCATCGGCAAGAAGATGGGCGTCATCCCGGAGACCCGTCCCACGGTGTACACGCCGGTGCAGATCGCCCGTCCGGGCACCGCGGTGCTCTCCAACGAGGCCAGCCAGCGCTGGGCGGCCGCGAGCGCGGGGCTCCTCGCCGAGCGCGGCTTCTCCCTCGAGCAGATCAGCCGCATGAGCGGCCGCGAGGTGGCGGGCAAGCTCTTCGACGCGGTGGAGACCCTCACCTGGCGTGCGGCCAACCTCCAGTCCGAGGACCTCAAGCGCCTGAGCGGCACCCCGCTGCGGCTCTGGGAGAAGCGCACCGAGCTGCCAGGCATGCTGCTCGAGAAGGGCGCGAACCTCTTTATTCGCAACGGCAAGCAGGCTGAGTAA
- a CDS encoding hydroxymethylglutaryl-CoA lyase: MDPKQHLQPPVGWLNSLPRKVDIYEVGPRDGLQNELRTLPTRDKARLIEALVAAGEKRIEVTSFVSPKWIPQLADAEELLRLVGRKPGVVFSALVPNLKGLSRARDAGLEEAAVFISASEAHSKKNINKSIAEAVAGAKEVIHAASGEGMRVRGYLSTVWGCPYEGAVPVERVVGICRELADAGIYQLSLGDTIGVGTPRQTEQILEALAPHIPVDRIALHLHDTRGTALANALVGLSAGVTTFDASIGGLGGCPYAPGAAGNLATEDAVFMLHGMGVDTGIDLDKLVEAGEIAQELIGRKLAGKYLQAALGEREKKASRRAAT, encoded by the coding sequence GTGGATCCGAAACAACATCTCCAGCCGCCTGTAGGCTGGCTCAACTCGCTCCCGCGCAAGGTCGACATCTACGAGGTCGGCCCTCGCGACGGGCTGCAGAACGAGCTGCGCACGCTGCCCACCCGCGACAAGGCGCGCCTCATCGAGGCGCTGGTCGCGGCGGGTGAGAAGCGCATCGAGGTCACCTCGTTCGTCAGCCCCAAGTGGATTCCGCAGCTCGCGGACGCCGAGGAGCTCCTGCGCCTGGTGGGGCGCAAGCCGGGCGTGGTGTTCAGCGCCCTGGTGCCCAACCTCAAGGGGCTCTCTCGCGCGCGGGACGCCGGGCTGGAGGAGGCCGCGGTCTTCATCTCCGCGAGCGAGGCCCACTCGAAGAAGAACATCAACAAGAGCATCGCGGAGGCGGTGGCGGGGGCCAAGGAGGTCATCCACGCCGCCTCGGGCGAGGGCATGCGCGTGCGCGGCTACCTCTCCACGGTGTGGGGCTGCCCCTACGAAGGCGCGGTGCCGGTGGAGCGCGTGGTGGGCATCTGCCGCGAGCTCGCCGACGCGGGCATCTACCAGCTGAGCCTGGGGGACACGATCGGCGTGGGCACCCCGCGCCAGACGGAGCAGATCCTCGAGGCGCTCGCGCCGCACATCCCCGTGGACCGCATCGCGCTGCACCTGCACGACACGCGCGGCACCGCGCTCGCCAACGCCCTGGTGGGCCTGTCTGCGGGCGTGACGACCTTCGATGCGAGCATCGGGGGCCTCGGCGGCTGTCCCTACGCGCCCGGAGCGGCCGGCAACCTCGCCACCGAGGACGCCGTCTTCATGCTGCACGGCATGGGCGTGGACACCGGCATCGACCTGGACAAGCTCGTGGAGGCCGGGGAGATCGCGCAGGAGCTCATCGGCCGCAAGCTCGCGGGCAAGTACCTGCAGGCCGCGCTCGGCGAGCGCGAGAAGAAGGCCTCGCGCCGCGCCGCCACCTGA
- a CDS encoding phosphatase PAP2 family protein: MRPTAPSPLQLPVRLLPVDAVIVAVCAGASLALLSPWGRWAPGAARSAAGFGVLALGPLLLRWLQARAPQSRTLRLLASFWMLPVAGLAHTLLNPLVDAVGHPLYDAQLAQLDAHLLGVQFALWAEQHGPRWLEDVLLVCYYGHFVWSLVLAGALYARAERRAFETFLLAVSVYLAANYALYALVPAVGPRFFLAAHFAEPLRGLWLAPRLAGLMMLPAFLRDCFPSGHTGLALLVLITAWRRARGVFWVALAPCAGLIAATLVGRFHYAVDLAAALPLACGVAAAAEALYRRLPDTEGAVARAEPGVPESEPQ; this comes from the coding sequence GTGAGGCCTACCGCCCCCAGCCCCCTGCAGCTCCCGGTGCGCCTGCTGCCAGTGGACGCGGTGATCGTCGCCGTGTGCGCGGGCGCGAGCCTCGCGCTGCTCTCCCCCTGGGGGCGCTGGGCGCCCGGGGCAGCGCGCTCGGCGGCGGGCTTCGGAGTGCTCGCGCTGGGGCCCCTGCTCCTGCGCTGGCTGCAGGCGCGTGCGCCGCAAAGCCGCACGCTGCGGCTGCTCGCCTCCTTCTGGATGCTGCCGGTGGCGGGGCTCGCGCACACGCTGCTCAACCCGCTCGTCGACGCCGTGGGGCACCCGCTCTACGACGCGCAGCTCGCGCAGCTGGACGCGCACCTGCTCGGCGTGCAGTTCGCCCTGTGGGCCGAGCAGCACGGCCCGCGCTGGCTCGAGGACGTGCTGCTGGTCTGCTACTACGGGCACTTCGTCTGGTCGCTGGTGCTCGCCGGCGCGCTGTACGCGCGGGCCGAGCGCCGCGCCTTCGAGACCTTCCTGCTCGCGGTCTCCGTCTACCTCGCGGCCAACTACGCGCTCTATGCGCTGGTGCCGGCCGTGGGCCCGCGCTTCTTCCTCGCGGCCCACTTCGCCGAGCCGCTGCGGGGCCTGTGGCTCGCGCCGCGGCTCGCCGGGCTGATGATGCTCCCGGCCTTCCTGCGCGACTGCTTTCCCTCGGGGCACACGGGGCTCGCGCTGCTGGTGTTGATCACCGCGTGGCGGCGCGCCCGGGGCGTCTTCTGGGTGGCGCTCGCGCCGTGCGCGGGGCTCATCGCCGCGACGCTCGTGGGCCGCTTCCACTACGCGGTGGACCTCGCCGCGGCGCTGCCGCTCGCCTGCGGGGTGGCGGCGGCGGCCGAGGCGCTCTACCGTCGCCTGCCGGATACGGAGGGCGCCGTGGCGCGCGCCGAGCCCGGCGTCCCGGAGTCCGAACCGCAGTGA
- a CDS encoding methylmalonyl-CoA mutase — protein MPARTPPSPKKLSRSVASRTAKPAPAKSSKAAGKASAKAPQKRGALAKVSKVSKAAKAVAAPVKKAAKKVAAVAAAKPAARKAGKGTKVYDAAALKAVAKATDVWAKGELAKITAKAPLRRPGFITDSGVPIPDVLTAADRKAEDFERIGLPGQFPFTRGVQPSMYRGRLWTMRQFAGFGTPADTNKRFKYLISHGMTGLSTAFDMPALMGYDADHPMSRGEVGKEGVAISSLKDFEVLFDGIPLEKVSTSMTINASAVVALCMYIAVGEKQGVPMEKLAGTIQNDMLKEYIAQKEWIVSPRPAVRIVTDMIEFCTKNMPKWYPVSISGYHIREAGATAVQELAFTLADGIGYVEECVKRGLDVDSFAPQLSFFWDVHNDFFEEVAKFRAARRIWAHVMRDRFGAKNPRSMQLKTHAQTAGVSLTAQQPYNNVVRTALQAFAAVLGGTQSLHTNSLDETYALPTEESVTIALRTQQLIAHESGADRVVDPLAGSYYVEYLTDEMEKRALEYIRRIDEMGGIIRAVEEQYPQKEIGESAYRFQREVEQGDRLIVGVNAFKSEGSAPIELLHIDEKVAEEQIARLKQVKAERNNEAVNAALAKVEAAARGTENVVPAVLEAVKAYATLGEVCDVFRKVWGPYREGGAF, from the coding sequence ATGCCCGCGCGCACTCCGCCCAGCCCCAAGAAGCTCAGCCGTTCCGTCGCCTCCCGCACCGCCAAGCCCGCCCCGGCGAAGTCCTCCAAGGCCGCCGGCAAGGCCTCCGCCAAGGCTCCGCAGAAGCGCGGCGCCCTCGCCAAGGTGTCCAAGGTGTCCAAGGCCGCGAAGGCGGTGGCCGCTCCGGTGAAGAAGGCCGCGAAGAAGGTCGCAGCGGTGGCCGCGGCGAAGCCCGCGGCGCGCAAGGCCGGCAAGGGCACCAAGGTCTACGACGCGGCGGCGCTCAAGGCCGTGGCGAAGGCGACGGACGTGTGGGCCAAGGGCGAGCTCGCGAAGATCACCGCGAAGGCGCCGCTGCGCCGCCCCGGCTTCATCACCGACTCGGGCGTGCCCATCCCGGACGTGCTCACCGCGGCGGACCGCAAGGCCGAGGACTTCGAGCGCATCGGGCTGCCGGGTCAGTTCCCGTTCACCCGCGGCGTGCAGCCGTCCATGTACCGCGGCCGCCTCTGGACCATGCGCCAGTTCGCCGGCTTCGGCACGCCCGCGGACACGAACAAGCGCTTCAAGTACCTCATCAGCCACGGCATGACCGGGCTCTCCACCGCCTTCGACATGCCCGCGCTCATGGGCTACGACGCGGACCACCCCATGAGCCGCGGCGAGGTGGGCAAGGAGGGCGTGGCCATCTCCTCGCTCAAGGACTTCGAGGTCCTCTTCGACGGCATCCCGCTCGAGAAGGTCAGCACCTCGATGACCATCAATGCGAGCGCCGTGGTCGCGCTGTGCATGTACATCGCGGTGGGTGAGAAGCAGGGCGTTCCGATGGAGAAGCTCGCCGGCACCATCCAGAACGACATGCTCAAGGAGTACATCGCGCAGAAGGAGTGGATCGTCTCGCCGCGGCCCGCCGTGCGGATCGTGACGGACATGATCGAGTTCTGCACGAAGAACATGCCCAAGTGGTACCCGGTCTCCATCAGCGGCTACCACATCCGCGAGGCCGGAGCGACGGCGGTGCAGGAGCTGGCCTTCACGCTCGCGGACGGCATCGGCTACGTGGAGGAGTGCGTGAAGCGCGGGCTGGACGTGGACAGCTTCGCCCCGCAGCTCTCCTTCTTCTGGGACGTGCACAACGACTTCTTCGAGGAGGTCGCGAAGTTCCGCGCCGCGCGCCGCATCTGGGCGCACGTGATGCGCGACCGCTTCGGCGCGAAGAACCCGCGCTCCATGCAGCTCAAGACGCACGCGCAGACGGCCGGCGTGAGCCTCACCGCGCAGCAGCCCTACAACAACGTGGTGCGCACGGCGCTGCAGGCCTTCGCCGCGGTGCTCGGCGGCACCCAGTCGCTGCACACCAACTCGCTGGACGAGACCTACGCGCTGCCCACCGAGGAGTCGGTCACCATCGCGCTGCGCACCCAGCAGCTCATCGCGCACGAGTCCGGCGCGGACCGCGTGGTGGACCCGCTCGCGGGGAGCTACTACGTGGAGTACCTCACCGACGAGATGGAGAAGCGCGCGCTCGAGTACATCCGCCGCATCGACGAGATGGGCGGCATCATCCGCGCGGTGGAGGAGCAGTACCCGCAGAAGGAGATCGGCGAGAGCGCCTACCGCTTCCAGCGCGAGGTGGAGCAGGGCGACCGGCTCATCGTCGGCGTGAACGCCTTCAAGAGCGAGGGCAGCGCGCCCATCGAGCTGCTGCACATCGACGAGAAGGTGGCCGAGGAGCAGATCGCCCGCCTCAAGCAGGTGAAGGCCGAGCGCAACAACGAGGCCGTCAACGCGGCGCTCGCCAAGGTGGAGGCGGCGGCGCGCGGCACCGAGAACGTGGTGCCCGCGGTGCTCGAGGCGGTGAAGGCCTACGCCACGCTGGGCGAGGTGTGCGACGTGTTCCGCAAGGTGTGGGGCCCCTACCGCGAGGGCGGCGCGTTCTAG